TGCAGGCGGCCGGCCTGCCGCTGAAGCCGCTCGACCGGCTGTTGCCGTACAGCGCGGGCATCACCGTCGAACGGCCCGAGGCGGTCGGCGACTACCGGGTGCCGGACGGCCGTCACCTGGCCGGGCTCACCGGCCGGCTGGTCGAGCTGCTCAGCGACGGCGTGCCGACCGTGTGCCTGTCGATGTACCTGGTCCCGCACACCCAGGTGATCAACGACGCGGTCACCGCGGCCCGCGCCGCCGGTTTCCGGACCGACGTGCGCACCATCGCCAAGGCGGTCGGCTCGGACGTCACCAACGTGATCCGCTCCTGCCTGCGCGAGGGCCGCTTCGGTGCCGCGACGGTGCTGCTCACCACGTTCCTGGCCAGCGACCAGGTGGTGGCGGTCTCGGAGTACACCCGGGACGAGATCATCGCCGCGGCCGAGGAGGTGGACGCGCACTGCGGTACCGGCTTCGCCCAGCGGTGCCGGGAGCGGGTCACCGTCAGTTACCCGCCGATCGACTCGTCGGCGTTCCTCGGGCTCGGCGACGAGGCGATCGAGGAGGCCCTGGCGCGACGCGGCCTCAAGCGCGGCAAGTACCTGCTCTTCCTGTCCCGGGTGGCCCGGGCCAAGGGCATCTACGACCTGGTCATGGCGTACCGCCGGATGCGGGCCCGGACGGAGGTGCCGCTGGTCGTGGCCGGCACCGGGCCGGCCCTCGACCACGTCCGCGCGATGGCGAAGGAGGACGACCGGGTCGTCTTCCTCACCGACGTGGACGACGACGAGAAGCCGCTGCTGATGGCCGGCTGCGCCGCCTACGCGCTGCCCACCAAGCCCGAGCCGGACTTCGTCGAGACCTTCGGCATCGCGCTGGCCGAGAAGATGCTGGCCGGCGGCGGCCCGATCGTCACCACCCGGACCGGTGGCACCGGCGAGGCCGTCGGCGACACCGCCATCATCGTCGAGGCCGGCGACGTCGACGCCCTGGCCGACGCCCTCGACCACGCCATCCTCGACATGCCCGAGGCGGAGAGGCAGGCGATGGAGTCCCGGGCCCGGGCCCACGCCCTGTCCTTCGACCGCACCGCCGTCTTCGACGCCCTCTTCCTGCCCGGCTGACGCGCGCGCGGGGGCGACCGGCGCGGCCGCCCCCGCCCGGTGTCAGCGGCGCACCCGGTAGCCCAGGTGCAGCACCCGGTCGCCCTGGATCACCACGTGCGGATCCTCCAGCAGGTGCTGGGCGTCGACCGCGCCGAAGAAGCGCCTGCCCGACCCGAACACCACCGGCACCACGTCGATCGCCACCTCGTCGGCGAGGCCGGCGGCCAGGACCTGGCCGCCCACGTCGCCGGCGTTCACCGCCACGGTCCGCTCGCCGGCCAGCTCCTGGGCCTTGGCGATGGCCGCCGGCACGCCGGCGACGAAGTGGTACGACGCCTCCGGGTGCCAGCCCTCGGGCTTGGGCCGGTGGGACACCACGACCACGTGATCGCCGGCCGGCGGCCTGCCCTCCCAGCCGTTCGTCAGGTCGAACAGGCGACGCCCGATCACCGTCGCGCCGATCGACGCCCACATCGGCCGGACGTACGCCGCCGACGCGCGGGAGACCCGGAAGCGGCTGTCCCACCCGGAATCGCCGGTCACGATCGGGGTGTCCCCGTTGCGGTACCAGTCGTGCAGCGGCCCGACGCCGTCCTTCTCGTCGGCCAGGAAACCGTCCACCGACATCGCGCTGTGCAGGATCACGGTGCCCACGGTGGCTCCTTCCGGGTCAGAGGGCGCCCTTGGCGGCCAGGGCGTCGAGTTTGGCGTATCCCTCGTTCACGCCGGTCTCCATGCCGCTCCGGAGCCAGGCGTCGCGGCTCTCGAAGCTGTCCACCAGGGACTGCGCGTGCAGCCGGGTGCGGCCGTCGCCCAGGTCCTCGAAGGTCATCGTCTGCAGGGCGACACCGTCCGGGTCGCCCTCGAAGGTGAACGTCTGGACGATCCGGTCCGGGCGCACCTCGTGGAAGCAGCCGCGGAACCCGTACTCCTCGTCGCCGCGCACCGCCACGTAACGCCAGGCGCCGCCGGAGACGGCGTCCCAGCGCTCGACGCGGGTGGTCGTCGAGTCCGGTCCGCACCACTGGGCGAACAACTCCGGGTCGGTGTGCGCGCGGAACAGCTGCTCCGGCGTCGCCGTGAAGTCCCGGGTGATCCGGATGATCGGCAGGTCCTTGTCGGCTTCGATCCGTGCCTCGTGCATGGTCCTCATCCCTCCTGCTCGTTCATGGTCCGCAACACCGCGTCCAGGCGCTGGTAGCGCGCCTCGGCCCGGCGCCGGTACTGCTCGATCCAGCCACCGACCTCGTCGAAGACGTCCCGCTCCAGTCGCACCGACCGCGGTTGCGGCCCGGCCGGGCGGCTGACCAGGCCGGCCTCCTCCAGCACCTTGAGGTGCTTGTAGACCGCCTGCAGCGACATCCGGTACGGCTCGGCGAGCTGGTTGACAGTCGCGTCGCCGGTGGCCAGGCGCGCCACCATGTCGCGGCGCGTCGGGTCGGCCAGCGCGGCGAACACCCGCGACAGCTCGTCCGCCGGCATCGCCCACCTCGTTTCAACTAATCGGTTTAAAGACAAGCTAGCCGCCCGCCGGAAGGATGTCAACCAATGAGTTGAAAGGCCAGCTCATATCGCACGGGGAGATTGCTCAGTCGGTCGGGCGGTCCGGTGTGGAGGGCCGGTTGTTAGGGTGGCGGCCAGGTCATGAGCGCCAGCGCGAAGCCCCGGCTCGCTGGCCGGCAACCCTCCAACCGTGGGTGGGGTGCCCCGGGTGATGACCGGGTCCGGTGCGCGGTGTGCCGGACAAGCCGCGAAGGGAGCCCTGCCGTGCTGCTCAAGAACCTCGACGCCCCGGTCCTGGAGGGCCGCCTGGTCCGCCTCGAACCCCTGGACCGGCGGCACGCCGCGGACCTGGCGGTGGCGGCCGAGGAGGACCGTTCGTCGTACCGGTACACCTGGGTGCCGGCCGCGGCGGAGGTCGGCGACTACCTCGACGCCCAACTGGCGCGGGCCGCGGAGGGCGTGCTCAAGCCGTACGCTCAGGTGCTGACATCGACCGGCCGTGCCGTCGGAGCGACCGGTCTGTGGGATCCCCGCCCCTGGCCGGACCGGGCGGAACTCTGCGCCGTCGAGATCGGCTTCACCTGGCTGGGCGCTTCGGCGCAGCGTGCCGGGATCAACACGGAGGCGAAGTTCCTGCTGCTCCGGCATGCTTTCGAGCAGTGGAACGCGGTCCGGGTGGACCTCAAGACCGACGCCCGCAACGCCCGTTCGCGGGCCGCCATCGAACGGATCGGCGCCACCTTCGAGGGGGTGCTCCGGTGCTGGTCGAAATCGTGGGCGCCGGGGGAGGAGGGCCGCCTGCGCGACTCCGCGATGTACTCGATCATCGCCTCGGAGTGGCCGCACTGCCGGGCGCGCCTGCAGGCCCGGCTGGCGGGCCGCGCGGCGGTCCGATGAGGAGCTGCCGAGGGTGACGGACGGCGGGCGGCGGCGCCTGACATTTGTCATCGGCGATACCTGATATTCGACCGGGGTGACCGGGAGCCGGAAGCGGTGTAGTCGAGTCATGAGAAAGCGCATCGCTCCCGCAGTCGGGCTGTTCTTCCTGTCGCCGCTGGTCGCCGAGTTCCTGCTGGGTAATCTGCCGATCACCTTCCTGCCCGCGGTGCTCGCGCTGGCGCCGCTCTACGGCGGCGGGGCGCTGCTGATCCGCGAGCTCGTCCGGCGCCGCGGGCTGGGTTGGCCGAACATCCTGATCCTGGCGGTCGCCTACGGCGTGCTGGAGGAGGGGCTGACCACCCAGTCGCTGTTCAACCCGAACTACGCCGACCAGCACCTGCTGGTGGACGGCTTCGTTCCGGCTTTCGGGATCGCCGTCCCGTGGACCATGTACGTGATCGGCATCCACGTCTTCTGGAGCATCTGCGCGCCGATCATGATGATGGAGGTGATCTCCGGGGAGCGGCGGACCACGCCGTGGCTGGGCCGCGCCGGCCTGATCGTGACGGGGGTGCTGTTCCTGATCGGCATCGCGATCACCACGGCGATCAACATGTCGCAGTGGCCCTACACCGCGACGGCCGGCCAGTTCACCGCCACCGGGATCGTCCTGGCCCTGCTGATCGCGGCCGGGCTGCTGGTGCGGATCACCTTCCGGCCGCGCCCGGGCACCGCGCCGAGCGCCCTGGTCGTCCTGATCACCACGCTGGTCGCCGGTGCGGTCTTCCAGGGGCTGACCCTCGACGTGGTGCACGTGCCGACCTGGGTGGGCGTGGCGGTGTGGGCGGTGGACGTGGCCGTCTACCTCACCCTGCTGGCCCGCTGGTCGGCCCGGGCGGGCTGGACCGACCTGCACCGCCTGGCGATCGCCGCCGGCGCCCTGATCACCTACGCCTGGCACTCGTTCGCCGAGACCCCGGTCGGTGCCGCGGCGGTCGCCGTCGACCTGATCGGCAACGCCGTCTTCACGGCCGGCGCCGTGGCCCTCATCTGGTACGCCTACCGCAAGGTCACCGCCCGCGCCGCCCTGGTCGAGGCGTGACCGGGTGGACGGTCCAGCGCCCGGGAGCCCGGGTGATACCCAATCGGAACCGTCGCGCCCTCGGTAAAGATCGTTTTCTGGGTTAGCGTCCCGGCGTGAACGAGGAGATCCCCGGGCAGCCGCACCCGGCGCCCGGTCCGGCGCCGGTGCCCCCGCCGGCCGACCCGCTTGCCTTCGGTGCGCCCGCCGGTGACC
This window of the Actinoplanes oblitus genome carries:
- a CDS encoding glycosyltransferase: MSRPTRRLVIAVRADPVVCGHSGEARNLAEVALTRGFDDVRLLTWPIPALQAAGLPLKPLDRLLPYSAGITVERPEAVGDYRVPDGRHLAGLTGRLVELLSDGVPTVCLSMYLVPHTQVINDAVTAARAAGFRTDVRTIAKAVGSDVTNVIRSCLREGRFGAATVLLTTFLASDQVVAVSEYTRDEIIAAAEEVDAHCGTGFAQRCRERVTVSYPPIDSSAFLGLGDEAIEEALARRGLKRGKYLLFLSRVARAKGIYDLVMAYRRMRARTEVPLVVAGTGPALDHVRAMAKEDDRVVFLTDVDDDEKPLLMAGCAAYALPTKPEPDFVETFGIALAEKMLAGGGPIVTTRTGGTGEAVGDTAIIVEAGDVDALADALDHAILDMPEAERQAMESRARAHALSFDRTAVFDALFLPG
- a CDS encoding SRPBCC family protein, translated to MHEARIEADKDLPIIRITRDFTATPEQLFRAHTDPELFAQWCGPDSTTTRVERWDAVSGGAWRYVAVRGDEEYGFRGCFHEVRPDRIVQTFTFEGDPDGVALQTMTFEDLGDGRTRLHAQSLVDSFESRDAWLRSGMETGVNEGYAKLDALAAKGAL
- a CDS encoding GNAT family N-acetyltransferase, which gives rise to MLLKNLDAPVLEGRLVRLEPLDRRHAADLAVAAEEDRSSYRYTWVPAAAEVGDYLDAQLARAAEGVLKPYAQVLTSTGRAVGATGLWDPRPWPDRAELCAVEIGFTWLGASAQRAGINTEAKFLLLRHAFEQWNAVRVDLKTDARNARSRAAIERIGATFEGVLRCWSKSWAPGEEGRLRDSAMYSIIASEWPHCRARLQARLAGRAAVR
- a CDS encoding ArsR/SmtB family transcription factor, giving the protein MPADELSRVFAALADPTRRDMVARLATGDATVNQLAEPYRMSLQAVYKHLKVLEEAGLVSRPAGPQPRSVRLERDVFDEVGGWIEQYRRRAEARYQRLDAVLRTMNEQEG
- a CDS encoding dihydrofolate reductase family protein, translating into MGTVILHSAMSVDGFLADEKDGVGPLHDWYRNGDTPIVTGDSGWDSRFRVSRASAAYVRPMWASIGATVIGRRLFDLTNGWEGRPPAGDHVVVVSHRPKPEGWHPEASYHFVAGVPAAIAKAQELAGERTVAVNAGDVGGQVLAAGLADEVAIDVVPVVFGSGRRFFGAVDAQHLLEDPHVVIQGDRVLHLGYRVRR